The following coding sequences are from one Euwallacea similis isolate ESF13 chromosome 27, ESF131.1, whole genome shotgun sequence window:
- the thoc7 gene encoding THO complex subunit 7 homolog isoform X1, producing MSEEEVIKRRLIFDGDGTGEDRRLNVIVKMMSKWIHTTDETPEEAQITCNKISAQLALVKHSRRRSDLVHNQNTKQLENYKSLHSDMKNNIAEKKTEIANQKEELENAKIIKQNRIQYDLLAKAIEKEPPRTDTNKNLKALQKELADLAAEKKELEQEILAREKQFSVLTTSANSLAALLSEGSKSSRRSAKENSGSDPEPMSE from the exons ATGTCTGAAG AGGAAGTCATTAAGAGGCGCCTCATTTTCGATGGTGATGGCACTGGTGAAGATCGACGCTTGAATGTGATAGTCAAAATGATGTCTAAATGGATTCATACAACAGATGAAACACCCGAAGAAGCCCAAATTACTTGCAACAAGATTTCAGCACAGTTAGCCCTAGTTAAACACTCAAGACGGCGCTCTGATTTAGTCCATAATCAAAACACCAAACAATTAGAAAACTACAAAAGTTTACACTCTGAtatgaaaaacaatattgctgaaaaaaaaacagagatTGCTAATCAGAAGGAAGAATTAGAAAATgcgaaaattattaaacaaaataggATTCAGTATGACTTGTTGGCTAAGGCAATTGAGAAGGAACCACCAAGGACCGACACTAATAAGAACTTGAAAGCACTTCAAAAAGAGTTAGCAGATTTAGCAGCTGAAAAGAAAGAGCTTGAGCAAGAAATCCTTGCaagagaaaaacaatttagtgTGCTAACTACTTCTGCAAATAGTCTTGCAGCTCTGCTGAGTGAAGGTAGTAAATCAAGTCGAAGATCTGCCAAGGAAAATTCAGGGTCTGATCCAGAACCCATGTCAGAATAA
- the LOC136417319 gene encoding uncharacterized protein produces MNRYAKLFFHRILKDFKQRELLPLKLLFFMHSSTILVLYPYLTIHMRELGINVEETAIMSAVTPAVAILMPPLAGMIADKIGNFRYLLSFFSIVGGASALLLLLVPVGRITLTFPKDVIFGMSCSPHQPLTLTMNQEFPCNPTASENSEINVKLALRSCGYSCQAILSENYSSTVLKTRKYEIQMMDIENNSTLSYTYTLEDADINETLLISNNRNQKTLKNNERYQTSIRKLSKNVIYFPAHSLFNFSCDIRKEDNVSCMMGFGDHFKNFTKIGPVFKAAIAVDEISHDDFEENRLTYFVKNVEGKENVQCMENESLLKKHITISIPINDNETKIQYLDLGSCNRKCLLTSSRRQICSNQKTTVEKDMSVTFWSYLLVRVFVGIVSGTSFAMFEGAVIAILREHKADYGLQRIYATIGGMISSPLSGWMIDFASKGKGYTDFRPIFFLYATLKLISGVLMLFINLEFKKAASSVVSDVIQVLKKMELIALFISCLILGCAWGFIESFLFWLLEDLGGSKSLMGLTITVGGIVGIPLLVLSGPIVKKLGHANVIFIGFIFYAIRLVGYSVIYNPWLCLIFEAMESITFGLSFTAAVTYAAKLSTVTTDTSIQGMLGGIYYGVGKGVGSLVGGYLIKPIGIRHTFQLFAVVILIIGLIYFAFYHFYMKHRPSEGTDITKKDSIPSPDGFAEVDLKNAMALKAESHELPAAVFEDAMCNPAYEATEEDVERNEQQNKAVNGQVVA; encoded by the exons atgaacCGATACGCAAAATTATTCTTCCACAGGATTTTAAAGGACTTCAAGCAACGAGAACTACTACctctaaaacttttattctttATGCATTCCTCGA CAATATTGGTTCTCTATCCATACCTCACAATTCACATGAGAGAACTAGGTATAAATGTGGAAGAAACAGCCATTATGTCAGCAGTCACCCCTGCAGTGGCGATTCTCATGCCTCCCTTAGCAGGGATGATAGCGGACAAAATCGGGAATTTCAGA TATCTACTATCGTTCTTCTCGATCGTTGGAGGAGCTTCGGCCCTTCTTTTGCTACTAGTGCCAGTAGGAAGAATAACTCTGACTTTTCCTAAAGATGTTATATTTGGAATGTCATGTTCTCCTCATCAGCCCTTGACTTTGACAATGAACCAAGAGTTTCCCTGCAACCCTACTGCGTCAGAGAACAGTGAAATTAACGTGAAGTTGGCATTGAGGTCATGTGGATACTCCTGCCAGGCGATTTTGAGTGAAAATTATTCTAGTACGGTCCTGAAAACGAGAAAATACGAAATTCAAATGATGGATATCGAAAACAACTCCACGCTTAGCTACACCTATACCTTAGAAGACGCTGACATCAATGAGAcgcttttaatttctaataacagaaaccaaaaaactttaaaaaataacgaaagATATCAAACCTCAATTAGAAAACTGTCCAAAAATGTGATATACTTTCCCGCACATtcgctttttaatttttcctgtGACATCAGGAAAGAGGACAACGTTTCTTGTATGATGGGTTTTGGAGACCACTTCAAAAACTTCACGAAAATAGGTCCGGTCTTTAAGGCTGCTATAGCAGTCGACGAAATATCTCACGATGATTTCGAAGAAAACAGACTTACttatttcgttaaaaatgTGGAGGGAAAGGAAAATGTGCAATGCATGGAAAACGAATCTTTACTGAAGAAACACATCACAATTTCGATTCCTATAAACGATAACGAGACCAAAATCCAGTATCTGGACCTGGGGAGTTGTAATAGAAAATGCCTGTTGACAAGTTCCAGAAGGCAAATATGCTCGAACCAAAAGACCACAGTTGAAAAAGACATGAGTGTGACCTTTTGGTCCTATTTACTAGTCAGAGTTTTCGTAGGAATCGTAAGTGGAACTTCTTTTGCCATGTTTGAAGGTGCAGTTATAGCAATTCTCAGAGAACATAAGGCTGACTATGGCTTACAGAGAATTTATGCTACTATAGGTGGTATGATCAGTTCTCCCTTATCTGGATGGATGATTGACTTTGCCAGCAAAGGCAAAGGATATACTGATTTCAG accaatatttttcctttatgcCACTCTGAAACTGATCAGTGGAGTCCTCATGCTGTTCATCAActtagaatttaaaaaggCAGCTTCCAGTGTTGTGAGCGATGTCATCCAAGTACTTAAGAAAATGGAGCTTATTGCCCTTTTTATTTCGTGCCTAATTCTAG GATGTGCTTGGGGTTTTATTGAAAGCTTTCTCTTCTGGTTGCTCGAAGACCTTGGAGGATCAAAATCCCTCATGGGTTTGACCATCACAGTAGGTGGGATTGTCGGTATTCCACTGTTAGTGCTGTCAGGTCCCATTGTCAAAAAGCTAGGACATGCCAACGTAATATTCATTGGATTTATCTTTTACGCCATAAGATTGGTGGGTTATTCAGTGATTTATAATCCTTGGTTGTGCCTTATATTTGAGGCAATGGAAAGCATAACTTTTGGACTAAGCTTCACCGCTGCGGTCACCTACGCAGCTAAATTATCGACTGTCACTACAGACACCAGCATCCAGGGAATGCTTGGAGGCATCTACTATGGGGTTG GTAAAGGGGTTGGCAGTTTGGTGGGGGGATACCTAATCAAACCTATAGGAATCAGACACACCTTCCAGCTGTTTGCTGTAGTCATTTTGATAATCGGTTTGATATACTTCGcgttttatcatttttatatgaagCACAGACCTTCAGAAGGAACagatataacaaaaaaagactCAATTCCATCCCCTGATGGCTTTGCAGAGGTAGACTTGAAAAATGCTATGGCATTAAAAGCAGAATCCCATGAGTTACCTGCAGCTGTCTTTGAAGATGCTATGTGCAATCCTGCTTATGAAGCCACCGAAGAAGACGTAGAGAGAAATGAGCAACAAAACAAGGCTGTAAACGGTCAAGTAGTAGCGTAG
- the thoc7 gene encoding THO complex subunit 7 homolog isoform X2 — translation MMSKWIHTTDETPEEAQITCNKISAQLALVKHSRRRSDLVHNQNTKQLENYKSLHSDMKNNIAEKKTEIANQKEELENAKIIKQNRIQYDLLAKAIEKEPPRTDTNKNLKALQKELADLAAEKKELEQEILAREKQFSVLTTSANSLAALLSEGSKSSRRSAKENSGSDPEPMSE, via the coding sequence ATGATGTCTAAATGGATTCATACAACAGATGAAACACCCGAAGAAGCCCAAATTACTTGCAACAAGATTTCAGCACAGTTAGCCCTAGTTAAACACTCAAGACGGCGCTCTGATTTAGTCCATAATCAAAACACCAAACAATTAGAAAACTACAAAAGTTTACACTCTGAtatgaaaaacaatattgctgaaaaaaaaacagagatTGCTAATCAGAAGGAAGAATTAGAAAATgcgaaaattattaaacaaaataggATTCAGTATGACTTGTTGGCTAAGGCAATTGAGAAGGAACCACCAAGGACCGACACTAATAAGAACTTGAAAGCACTTCAAAAAGAGTTAGCAGATTTAGCAGCTGAAAAGAAAGAGCTTGAGCAAGAAATCCTTGCaagagaaaaacaatttagtgTGCTAACTACTTCTGCAAATAGTCTTGCAGCTCTGCTGAGTGAAGGTAGTAAATCAAGTCGAAGATCTGCCAAGGAAAATTCAGGGTCTGATCCAGAACCCATGTCAGAATAA